Proteins encoded within one genomic window of Leishmania major strain Friedlin complete genome, chromosome 2:
- a CDS encoding putative protein kinase (previous protein_id=AAZ10065.1), whose protein sequence is MQTSEGGAHRQSAKASETGSGATVASVKAAQSPWQPSYAPGTNQLPEVDEARRCSSIRKENDGRVAGRCTARSRDIASKNSYFSEGCGNQRQAEGSDCKDRGNLCGNGHTQHSCALASRSYMKSDISMDTFVPHRELSEHGSGKDGQVQINLESVEKSVFTPEQPAFGDSTYASRNPHSCNASGTAAVGPFPKIETAVASTAYSESGSGARKSTTHAEKSMQPLRNQLHRFSSSKDAPRRRSHEICRTALVASRTLPVVRVETELADSDRGGASGSGDVAEAKVPSARTGCLPNPSVFAGDIVTTDTRESIGRDRRSAQFLREMLGVIDKDQVGSSRECEGDGGNVNGAATVPNPLHHRNGASRASDSGSISDTHHGYGNEAFGTQSSATRRELHGRNADNVAGGDRDQSSTDSLVDGRSFGSYHGELEWLCVPSLFYFFANMIKWNELRLQRRTSQTPLEENRSHSSDDSFSLASIWTPNCEQELHVLEDRISFSIFELEGVYLNPFLVSWSKPKLRLLVADVASTWEKEGPYSAEFDCVSSRLFDAISTEQTCQLRSTCLLSVRQWLGSAQHRWDVTCVLVALLTVSILCIVFLAVFGRTQAVCIVFSMMLSVAVVLMYVVAVFVLHHNTYADAASRHFREEVVRAAQKKMEEEEMAEKRDVGSRSGYGHRGAAKASRDAAGNGCRGYTAGDDDTGADDEYMEDEISIAVRNLRALTEGSTHPATNAPPYYRLSDRPHSGKCDSGGAGDRFEDDMTLADGNYASLTSRSLQAGDKAKQQFEEDRENRLLLSRGTFEQHQAHMDQCGSHRVHERMSTQPALRPTKQATPSSTSGATGAQARPSTADSCGRVGQEQITRGGCDGEKIVMPEQQPLQQLADLPENVNVKALLFCKNVGVLSQVASSLWERNCMLLRVSNLQALNSTFHHGFERFGLVLIHAPDVAEGSAELETALSWLQVERRPVFFFACSAMAYPASVPFSARLLAPFSSTALNALLLAGIGVESEHGCVSSPLLPQQEQERHRQQCPSQPFQVPPYTLGRRLGGGAFGNVFEAEMEHTGAKCAVKRMYLKDDSNQDEEQQANSGVAGACAGGSGTLAAGANSTASPRAAEVGEEAGGATTAVGSQLRDIAQEVEIMSSLQHPNIVRYYYCERDDNCISIFMELCTGGSLRSLIHSGKLVNPPEIKHLLLEIISAVSYLHNMRIVHRDLKPDNVLFRQGHIKITDFGTAVHKHGGDLRLIRGTFAYMAPEILVGDPYGRACDVWSIGCIAAEVLSVELPQHALGLPEMCEYYRAMGENSELPIECDVPGVRDFLLACLQRNPNQRSTAGELFYHPILQARDTSIHDWMVEVVARRRRMQQQQQALHRNGLGSRTGGGTGGPGGNHQASSNGPNNDGGVNCANAGDRFDLHSVGSAQSLDSSKLV, encoded by the coding sequence ATGCAGACTTCGGAGGGGGGCGCGCATAGGCAAAGCGCCAAAGCGAGCGAAACTGGCTCAGGCGCAACTGTGGCTTCTGTGAAAGCGGCACAATCGCCGTGGCAGCCCTCCTATGCACCGGGAACGAATCAGCTACCTGAGGTCGATGAAGCAAGAAGATGCTCATCTATTCGCAAAGAAAACGACGGCAGAGTTGCAGGGCGGTGCACTGCGCGTAGCAGAGACATTGCCTCGAAAAACAGCTACTTCTCTGAGGGATGTGGCAATCAGCGTCAAGCTGAGGGCTCTGACTGTAAGGACCGCGGGAATTTGTGTGGCAATGGCCATACTCAGCATAGCTGCGCTTTGGCGAGCCGCTCATACATGAAATCAGATATTAGCATGGACACCTTCGTTCCGCATCGTGAGCTGTCAGAGCATGGCAGCGGGAAAGATGGGCAGGTGCAAATAAATCTGGAGAGCGTTGAAAAGTCAGTGTTTACTCCTGAACAACCCGCCTTTGGTGACAGCACTTATGCCTCTCGCAATCCTCACAGCTGTAATGCGTCGGGAACCGCAGCTGTGGGCCCGTTTCCAAAAATTGAGACAGCAGTAGCGTCCACAGCGTATAGTGAGAGTGGCTCTGGCGCAAGAAAGAGCACCACCCACGCGGAGAAGTCTATGCAGCCGTTGCGCAATCAACTCCACCGCTTTTCTTCGAGCAAAGAcgcgccgcgacgccgaAGCCATGAAATATGCCGTACAGCACTCGTTGCTAGCCGCACACTACCTGTTGTGCGCGTCGAAACAGAGTTGGCAGACAGCGACCGGGGAGGGGCATCAGGATCCGGGGACGTTGCGGAGGCAAAGGTTCCAAGCGCTCGCACAGGCTGCTTGCCGAATCCGAGTGTCTTTGCTGGTGATATTGTCACAACTGACACTCGCGAGAGCATTGGTCGCGACCGACGAAGTGCCCAGTTTCTGCGAGAGATGTTGGGTGTGATTGACAAGGATCAGGTGGGGTCCTCCAGGGAGTGTGAGGGTGACGGTGGGAACGTGAACGGTGCAGCGACAGTTCCAAATCCCCTTCATCATCGAAACGGCGCAAGTAGGGCAAGTGACAGTGGGTCCATCAGCGACACCCACCACGGGTATGGTAATGAAGCTTTCGGAACACAAAGCAGTGCGACAAGAAGAGAATTGCATGGGCGCAACGCGGACAATGTTGCCGGAGGCGACAGAGATCAGTCCAGCACAGACAGTCTTGTAGATGGGCGTTCCTTTGGTAGTTATCACGGCGAGCTAGAGTGGCTGTGCGTCCCTTCTTTGTTCTACTTTTTTGCCAACATGATCAAGTGGAATGAgctgcgactgcagcgccgaACATCTCAAACCCCTCTCGAGGAGAATCGCTCCCACTCAAGTGATGATTCATTTTCTCTAGCTTCAATTTGGACCCCAAATTGTGAGCAGGAACTCCATGTGCTTGAGGATCGCATCAGTTTCTCCATTTTCGAGTTGGAGGGGGTGTACCTGAACCCGTTCTTGGTGAGCTGGTCGAAGCCGAAGCTGCGCTTGCTTGTTGCAGATGTTGCTTCAACATGGGAAAAGGAAGGCCCCTACAGTGCCGAGTTTGACTGCGTCTCATCACGCCTTTTCGACGCCATTTCTACAGAGCAGACTTGCCAGCTTCGAAGCACTTGCTTGCTCTCGGTGCGACAGTGGCTGGGGAGTGCACAACACCGATGGGATGTCACGTGCGTCTTGGTGGCTTTGCTAACAGTTTCGATTCTTTGCATTGTCTTTCTTGCGGTGTTTGGCCGCACCCAAGCCGTCTGCATTGTATTTTCGATGATGCTCAGCGTAGCGGTGGTCTTGATGTACGTGGTTGCAGTGTTTGTATTGCATCACAACACGTACGCAGACGCGGCTTCCAGGCACTTCCGCGAGGAGGTAGTGCGCGCAGCTCAGAagaagatggaggaggaggaaatGGCGGAAAAACGAGATGTGGGAAGTCGAAGCGGGTACGGACACCGTGGTGCGGCGAAGGCGTCTCGGGACGCGGCGGGCAACGGTTGCAGGGGTTACACAGCGGGCGATGACGACACAGGTGCCGATGATGAGTATATGGAGGATGAAATATCTATTGCGGTACGCAACCTGCGAGCTCTGACGGAGGGTAGCACCCACCCGGCTACCAACGCGCCGCCCTACTATCGCCTATCGGATCGGCCTCACAGTGGAAAGTGTgacagcggcggtgcagggGACCGCTTCGAAGATGATATGACATTGGCCGATGGGAACTACGCTTCCCTCACCAGCCGTTCTTTGCAGGCTGGTGACAAAGCCAAGCAGCAGTTTGAGGAAGATCGTGAAAATAGACTCCTGCTGAGCCGTGGGACCTTCGAGCAGCATCAGGCGCACATGGATCAATGCGGGTCTCACAGGGTGCACGAACGCATGAGCACACAGCCAGCGCTGCGTCCTACAAAGCAAGCGAcgcccagcagcaccagtgGCGCCACTGGAGCTCAGGCGAGGCCGAGCACCGCTGACAGCTGTGGAAGGGTCGGACAGGAGCAGATCACTCGGGGAGGGTGCGACGGCGAAAAGATTGTGATgccggagcagcagccgctacAGCAACTCGCTGACTTGCCAGAGAATGTCAACGTCAAGGCGCTGCTGTTTTGCAAGAATGTGGGTGTCCTTTCTCAAGTGGCGTCGTCGCTATGGGAGCGGAATTGTATGCTGTTGCGCGTCAGCAACCTTCAAGCACTCAACAGCACATTCCATCACGGTTTCGAGCGTTTCGGGTTGGTGTTGATTCATGCCCCTGATGTGGCGGAGGGATCTGCAGAGTTGGAGACGGCGCTTTCGTGGCTGCAGGTGGAGAGGCGACCCGTCTTTTTCTTCGCATGCTCGGCGATGGCGTACCCGGCCAGCGTGCCCTTTTCCGCccggctgctggcgccgttTTCCTCCACTGCCCTTAACGCTCTCTTGCTGGCTGGCATTGGCGTGGAGTCGGAGCATGGTTGTGTCTCGTCCCCGCTGCTTCCtcagcaggagcaggagcgacATCGGCAGCAGTGCCCGTCGCAGCCTTTTCAAGTCCCACCATACACTCTCGGCCGCCGGCTTGGTGGAGGTGCCTTTGGCAACGTGTTCGAGGCAGAGATGGAACACACAGGTGCCAAGTGCGCAGTGAAGCGGATGTACTTGAAGGATGACTCGAATCAAGATGAGGAACAGCAAGCCAACAGCGGAGTTGCTGGGGCctgcgcaggcggcagcggcacccttGCAGCAGGCGCGAACTCCACAGCGTCTCCCAGGGCGGCAGAGGTGGGGGAAGAGGCGGGTGGGGCAACCACCGCGGTCGGCTCACAACTGCGTGACATTGCTCAGGAGGTGGAGATAATGAGCTCACTTCAGCATCCCAACATTGTGCGATACTACTACTGCGAACGTGACGATAACTGCATCTCCATCTTTATGGAGCTCTGCACCGGCGGCTCGCTGAGATCGTTGATTCACAGTGGAAAGCTGGTGAACCCCCCAGAGATCAAACATCTGCTGCTGGAGATCATCAGCGCCGTTTCCTATTTGCACAACATGCGCATCGTACATCGCGACTTGAAGCCAGACAACGTCCTCTTTCGCCAGGGGCACATCAAGATTACGGACTTTGGCACGGCTGTGCACAAGCACGGTGGAGACCTTCGGCTTATCAGAGGCACGTTCGCGTACATGGCTCCTGAGATCTTGGTCGGGGATCCCTACGGGCGTGCCTGTGATGTGTGGTCTATCGGTTGCATCGCTGCCGAGGTGCTGTCTGTGGAGTTGCCGCAGCACGCGTTGGGGCTTCCAGAAATGTGCGAGTACTACCGCGCCATGGGCGAGAACAGTGAGCTGCCCATCGAATGCGACGTACCGGGCGTACGCGATTTCCTCCTCGCTTGTCTGCAGCGCAATCCCAACCAGCGCAGCACGGCAGGGGAGCTTTTCTACCACCCCATCCTGCAGGCCCGCGACACTTCCATTCATGACTGGatggtggaggtggtggcgcgtcgccgtcgcatgcagcagcaacagcaagcGCTTCACCGCAACGGACTTGGCAGCCGAACAGGTGGCGGGACCGGCGGCCCCGGTGGCAATCACCAAGCCAGCTCCAACGGACCGAACAATGACGGGGGCGTGAACTGTGCGAATGCCGGTGACCGCTTCGACCTGCACTCCGTCGGAAGCGCCCAATCGCTCGACTCGTCAAAACTTGTgtga